A region from the Sandaracinus amylolyticus genome encodes:
- a CDS encoding phosphoglycerate kinase yields the protein MSLEGIRSVRDLPVEGRRVFVRVDFNVPLEGGKVGDDTRIRAAIPTLRHLLERGARVVVASHLGRPKGAPDPKYSMEPAAQKLAELMGVEVLLADDCVGDGPRKVVQDLREGQIACLENLRFHAEEEKNDAQFAAELAKLGDVYVNDAFGAAHRAHASVAALPKQIRDRGAGFLMEAELDALGKISKGEVQRPYVAVLGGAKVSDKLAVLEALLQKVDALIIGGAMANTFLAAKGASMGKSLVEQDKLALARTIMTRAGERKVDLLLPDDFVVGTGLDATSGRAALPDEIGAEEMALDIGPKSVEAFSKKLRGAKTVFWNGPMGLFENEAFAAGTRAIAKTMSELSGAFTVVGGGDSVAAVQETGLADKFGHVSTGGGASLELLEGRKLPGVDALR from the coding sequence ATGTCGCTCGAGGGGATTCGCAGCGTTCGTGATCTTCCGGTCGAAGGACGGCGCGTGTTCGTGCGCGTCGACTTCAACGTGCCGCTCGAGGGAGGCAAGGTCGGCGACGACACGCGCATCCGCGCGGCGATCCCGACGCTGCGTCATCTCCTCGAGCGCGGTGCGCGCGTGGTAGTCGCGTCGCACCTCGGCCGTCCGAAGGGCGCGCCCGATCCGAAGTACTCGATGGAGCCCGCGGCGCAGAAGCTCGCGGAGCTGATGGGCGTCGAGGTGCTGCTCGCGGACGACTGCGTGGGCGATGGTCCGCGCAAGGTCGTGCAGGATCTCCGCGAGGGGCAGATCGCGTGCCTCGAGAACCTCCGCTTCCACGCGGAGGAAGAGAAGAACGACGCGCAGTTCGCGGCGGAGCTCGCGAAGCTCGGCGACGTGTACGTGAACGACGCGTTCGGCGCGGCGCATCGCGCGCACGCGTCGGTCGCGGCGCTGCCGAAGCAGATCCGTGATCGCGGCGCCGGCTTCCTGATGGAGGCCGAGCTCGACGCGCTCGGGAAGATCAGCAAGGGCGAGGTGCAGCGGCCCTACGTCGCGGTGCTCGGCGGCGCGAAGGTGAGCGACAAGCTCGCGGTGCTCGAGGCGCTGCTGCAGAAGGTCGACGCACTGATCATCGGCGGCGCGATGGCGAACACGTTCCTCGCGGCCAAGGGCGCGTCGATGGGCAAGAGCCTCGTCGAGCAGGACAAGCTCGCGCTGGCGCGGACGATCATGACGCGCGCGGGCGAGCGCAAGGTGGACCTGCTGCTCCCGGACGACTTCGTGGTCGGCACGGGACTCGACGCGACGTCGGGGCGCGCGGCGCTGCCCGACGAGATCGGCGCCGAGGAGATGGCGCTCGACATCGGGCCGAAGAGCGTCGAGGCGTTCTCGAAGAAGCTGCGCGGCGCGAAGACGGTGTTCTGGAACGGCCCGATGGGCCTGTTCGAGAACGAGGCGTTCGCTGCGGGCACGCGCGCGATCGCGAAGACGATGAGCGAGCTGTCGGGCGCGTTCACCGTCGTCGGCGGTGGCGACAGCGTCGCGGCGGTGCAGGAGACCGGTCTCGCCGACAAGTTCGGGCACGTGTCGACCGGCGGTGGCGCGTCGCTCGAGCTGCTCGAGGGACGCAAGCTGCCCGGCGTGGACGCGCTGCGATGA
- a CDS encoding alpha/beta fold hydrolase: MSEEGTKGTSRRQFVELAAATAAMTGAAALGTSRAHAHRGGGHGRGAHFVLVHGAWHGAWCWYEVVPELERWGHRVTVVDLPSHGIDAAPPGTVTLDDYASRVISVIDALDEPVVLVGHSMGGVVISTVAEALPEKIDKLVYLTAFLLRDGQSLFDVASTDAGSLATPNLLPDPGAGTIDVRRSEIRDIFYHRCSDAHVQLARSLLKVNPLAPIVTPLSLTSEGFGSVRRFYVECLEDQAISIAAQRAMVAATPCEEVLRMRTDHSPFFSEVPTLVRHLTRIASR, from the coding sequence ATGAGCGAAGAAGGAACGAAGGGGACATCCCGCAGGCAGTTCGTGGAGCTGGCGGCCGCGACCGCCGCGATGACCGGCGCCGCGGCGCTGGGCACATCGCGCGCGCACGCGCATCGCGGTGGTGGGCACGGTCGCGGCGCGCACTTCGTGCTGGTGCACGGCGCGTGGCACGGCGCCTGGTGTTGGTACGAGGTCGTGCCCGAGCTCGAGCGCTGGGGGCACCGCGTGACGGTCGTCGATCTGCCCTCGCACGGCATCGACGCCGCGCCGCCCGGCACGGTCACGCTCGACGACTACGCGAGCCGCGTCATCTCGGTGATCGACGCGCTCGACGAGCCGGTCGTCCTCGTCGGCCACAGCATGGGCGGCGTCGTGATCTCGACGGTCGCCGAGGCGCTGCCGGAGAAGATCGACAAGCTCGTCTACCTCACGGCGTTCCTGCTGCGCGACGGACAGTCGCTCTTCGACGTCGCGTCGACCGACGCGGGCTCGCTCGCGACGCCGAACCTCCTGCCCGATCCCGGCGCCGGCACGATCGACGTCCGGCGCTCGGAGATCCGCGACATCTTCTATCACCGGTGCAGCGACGCCCACGTGCAGCTCGCGCGCTCGCTGCTGAAGGTCAACCCGCTCGCGCCGATCGTCACGCCGCTCTCGCTCACGAGCGAGGGCTTCGGCAGCGTGCGCCGGTTCTACGTCGAGTGCCTCGAGGACCAGGCGATCTCGATCGCGGCCCAGCGCGCGATGGTCGCCGCGACGCCGTGCGAGGAGGTGCTGCGCATGCGCACCGATCACTCGCCGTTCTTCTCGGAGGTGCCCACGCTGGTGCGCCACCTGACGCGCATCGCGAGCCGCTGA
- the tpiA gene encoding triose-phosphate isomerase, whose protein sequence is MSARKKLVAGNWKLHHDRAASVELAKAIAAGLPSSQVEVVIAPVFTSLDVVRGAIAGTSIGLSAQDLHWDDSGAFTGEVSAPLLKDVGCTHVIIGHSERRQLFGETDDRVSKKLGAALKHGLVPIVCVGETLEEREAGRTLEVVLGQIDAALAGITKDALAGIVIAYEPVWAIGTGKVAKSSDAQEVQAAIRKRMSERIDAGAAQKTRILYGGSVKPDNAAELMAQPDVDGALVGGASLKAASFLAIVKGALPAS, encoded by the coding sequence ATGAGCGCGCGGAAGAAGCTGGTCGCGGGCAACTGGAAGCTCCACCACGATCGCGCGGCGAGCGTCGAGCTCGCGAAGGCGATCGCGGCGGGGCTTCCGTCCTCGCAGGTCGAGGTCGTGATCGCGCCGGTGTTCACGTCGCTCGACGTGGTCCGGGGCGCGATCGCGGGGACGTCGATCGGGCTGAGCGCGCAGGACCTGCACTGGGACGACTCGGGTGCGTTCACGGGCGAGGTCTCGGCCCCGCTCCTGAAGGACGTCGGCTGCACCCACGTGATCATCGGGCACTCCGAGCGGCGTCAGCTCTTCGGCGAGACCGACGATCGCGTGAGCAAGAAGCTCGGCGCCGCGCTGAAGCACGGGCTCGTGCCGATCGTGTGCGTCGGTGAGACGCTCGAGGAGCGCGAGGCCGGACGCACGCTCGAGGTCGTGCTCGGGCAGATCGACGCGGCGCTCGCGGGCATCACGAAGGACGCGCTCGCGGGCATCGTGATCGCGTACGAGCCGGTGTGGGCGATCGGGACCGGGAAGGTCGCGAAGTCGTCGGACGCGCAGGAGGTCCAGGCGGCGATCCGCAAGCGCATGAGCGAGCGGATCGACGCGGGCGCGGCGCAGAAGACGCGCATTCTGTACGGCGGGAGCGTGAAGCCGGACAACGCGGCGGAGCTGATGGCGCAGCCCGACGTGGACGGCGCGCTGGTCGGCGGCGCGTCGCTGAAGGCCGCTTCGTTCCTCGCGATCGTGAAGGGTGCCCTGCCCGCTTCGTGA
- a CDS encoding glycosyltransferase family 2 protein produces the protein MIPFELTIVVLNYRTPELTLDCIASLAPQIGARRRVLVVDNASGDGSADAIDRAIEERGWSDWATVLRSPVNGGFAAGNNFGLRHARVHCPAEAYVLLNSDTIVSHGALDALVAGMRAHPEAGLVGPRFDTADGELDVSAFRDHTPISELEVAASTGIVSRLLSRVRVPTPVASAERPFHPQWLGFACVLVRREVLAEIGGLDEGFFMYFEDADYCRRVRAAGWKMLYWPSARVIHLGGGSSGFSTREGMPKRLPRYYFESRARYFARHHGRTGPLRANLAWMTGAALATSRALIGQRGFTTPLETVRDLWISTFSTTPRVVTSLPPTHEPAQLRSSLVELDDPARSPHEAYSSAARLARVG, from the coding sequence GTGATTCCGTTCGAGCTGACGATCGTCGTCCTCAACTACCGGACGCCCGAGCTGACGCTCGATTGCATCGCGTCGCTCGCGCCGCAGATCGGTGCGCGCCGTCGCGTCCTGGTCGTCGACAACGCGTCGGGCGACGGCTCCGCGGATGCCATCGACCGCGCGATCGAGGAGCGCGGTTGGAGCGATTGGGCCACGGTGCTGCGCTCGCCCGTCAACGGAGGGTTTGCCGCGGGCAACAACTTCGGGCTGCGCCACGCGCGCGTGCACTGTCCCGCCGAGGCGTACGTGCTGCTCAACAGCGACACGATCGTCTCGCACGGCGCGCTCGACGCGCTCGTCGCGGGGATGCGCGCGCATCCCGAAGCGGGCCTCGTCGGACCGCGCTTCGACACCGCGGACGGCGAGCTCGACGTGAGCGCGTTCCGCGATCACACGCCCATCTCGGAGCTGGAGGTCGCGGCGAGCACCGGCATCGTGTCGCGCCTCCTTTCGAGGGTGCGCGTGCCCACGCCGGTCGCGAGCGCGGAGCGCCCGTTCCACCCGCAGTGGCTCGGCTTCGCGTGCGTGCTCGTGCGCCGCGAGGTGCTCGCCGAGATCGGCGGGCTCGACGAGGGCTTCTTCATGTACTTCGAGGACGCCGACTACTGCCGCCGCGTGCGCGCCGCGGGCTGGAAGATGCTCTACTGGCCGAGCGCGCGCGTGATCCATCTCGGCGGTGGATCGTCGGGGTTCTCGACGCGCGAGGGCATGCCGAAGCGCCTGCCTCGCTACTACTTCGAGTCGCGTGCGCGCTACTTCGCGCGGCACCACGGGCGCACCGGACCGCTGCGCGCGAACCTCGCGTGGATGACGGGCGCCGCGCTCGCGACCTCGCGCGCGCTGATCGGTCAGCGCGGCTTCACGACGCCGCTCGAGACGGTGCGCGATCTGTGGATCTCGACGTTCTCGACGACGCCGCGCGTGGTCACGTCGCTGCCGCCCACGCACGAGCCGGCACAGCTGCGCTCGTCGCTCGTCGAGCTCGACGATCCCGCGCGCTCGCCGCACGAGGCGTACTCGAGCGCGGCGCGCCTCGCGCGGGTCGGCTGA
- a CDS encoding tetratricopeptide repeat protein, with the protein MARVIAALFLIAIAPARIEAQRDMRASREEIAAQHRAQGDSLRAAGDRGSAIGWYRDAIAADPDDALSYERLGRVFLERDALGDARSAFEAGVTRRPDHGPLWVGLAETLERMGAMDEAARALRELTRRTPDELDAWRARAALAMRRGAWSEALACYRRIGDEEAQRNVIALRFLVGTNDPVRRCDARSEVRRALCER; encoded by the coding sequence GTGGCCCGCGTGATCGCAGCGCTCTTCCTGATCGCGATCGCTCCTGCTCGGATCGAGGCACAGCGCGACATGCGCGCGTCGCGCGAGGAGATCGCCGCCCAGCACCGTGCGCAAGGCGATTCGCTGCGCGCCGCGGGAGATCGAGGCTCGGCGATCGGGTGGTATCGCGACGCGATCGCTGCCGATCCCGACGACGCGCTCTCGTACGAGCGGCTGGGGCGCGTCTTCCTCGAGCGCGACGCGCTCGGCGATGCGCGCAGCGCGTTCGAGGCCGGCGTGACGCGACGCCCCGATCACGGCCCGTTGTGGGTCGGCCTCGCGGAGACGCTCGAGCGCATGGGCGCGATGGACGAGGCCGCGCGCGCGCTGCGTGAGCTGACGCGCAGGACGCCCGACGAGCTCGACGCGTGGCGGGCCCGCGCGGCGCTCGCGATGCGCCGCGGCGCGTGGAGCGAGGCGCTCGCGTGCTACCGCCGCATCGGCGACGAAGAAGCGCAGCGCAACGTGATCGCGCTGCGCTTCCTCGTCGGCACGAACGATCCGGTGCGCCGCTGCGACGCGCGCAGCGAAGTGCGCCGGGCCCTCTGCGAACGCTGA
- the gap gene encoding type I glyceraldehyde-3-phosphate dehydrogenase: protein MATRIAINGFGRIGRCVTRVLVDTKNADLELVAINDLTDPATLAHLLKYDSVHGRFDASVEAGSDSISVNGKKIPIFAKKDPGELPWKDLGVDIVLECTGRFRDKAGGEKHIGAGAKRVIISAPGEKDIDGTFCIGINSDKYDPSKHRIVSNASCTTNCLAPITKVIHEAFGVIKGHMVTVHSYTNDQNLLDLPHKDLRRARAAALSMIPSTTGAAKAIGLVMPELKGKLDGTSIRVPTPNVSLTCLTAHVSKKVTKEEVNAALEAAANGALKGILGFEKQPLVSSDYIGDPRSSIVDAAQTSVVGDDLVEVHSWYDNEWGFSHRMVDLTALIAKKGV, encoded by the coding sequence ATGGCGACCCGCATCGCGATCAACGGCTTCGGCCGAATCGGACGTTGCGTCACGCGCGTCCTCGTGGACACCAAGAACGCGGACCTCGAGCTGGTCGCGATCAACGACCTGACGGATCCCGCGACGCTCGCGCACCTGCTCAAGTACGACTCGGTGCACGGCCGCTTCGACGCGTCGGTCGAGGCGGGCAGCGACTCGATCTCGGTGAACGGCAAGAAGATCCCGATCTTCGCGAAGAAGGATCCGGGCGAGCTGCCGTGGAAGGACCTCGGCGTCGACATCGTGCTCGAGTGCACGGGCCGCTTCCGCGACAAGGCGGGCGGCGAGAAGCACATCGGCGCGGGCGCGAAGCGCGTGATCATCAGCGCGCCCGGCGAGAAGGACATCGACGGGACGTTCTGCATCGGGATCAACAGCGACAAGTACGACCCGAGCAAGCACCGCATCGTGTCGAACGCGTCGTGCACGACGAACTGCCTCGCGCCGATCACGAAGGTCATCCACGAGGCGTTCGGGGTGATCAAGGGTCACATGGTGACGGTCCACTCGTACACGAACGACCAGAACCTGCTCGACCTCCCGCACAAGGATCTGCGCCGCGCGCGCGCGGCCGCGCTCTCGATGATCCCGTCGACGACCGGTGCGGCGAAGGCGATCGGCCTCGTGATGCCGGAGCTCAAGGGCAAGCTCGACGGCACGTCGATCCGCGTGCCCACGCCGAACGTGTCGCTCACCTGCCTCACCGCGCACGTGAGCAAGAAGGTGACGAAGGAAGAAGTAAACGCGGCGCTCGAGGCCGCGGCGAACGGCGCGCTCAAGGGCATCCTCGGCTTCGAGAAGCAGCCGCTCGTGTCGAGCGACTACATCGGCGATCCGCGCAGCTCGATCGTCGACGCGGCGCAGACCTCGGTGGTCGGTGACGACCTCGTCGAGGTGCACAGCTGGTACGACAACGAGTGGGGCTTCTCGCACCGCATGGTCGACCTCACCGCGCTCATCGCGAAGAAGGGCGTCTGA
- the secG gene encoding preprotein translocase subunit SecG, whose translation MYLFVSIVYCLVCAFLIFVVLLQQGRGGGMGSAFGGSSQTVFGGAGAGNILTRITSVCAGLFMLLSALLAYMSSSSDSTLEDVTREIEERQSAAVTAEDEPGEAAPEAGETPAAAEGVPTEDTVDPDGLEGDPQTGQPMEAAPSEGSSDPAAASPTAIAPSAEAAPAAEPAPAADPAPAAEPAPAAEPAPEAPAAEQPATP comes from the coding sequence ATGTATCTCTTCGTGTCGATCGTCTACTGCCTCGTCTGCGCGTTCCTGATCTTCGTCGTGCTGCTCCAGCAGGGGCGTGGCGGCGGCATGGGCTCGGCGTTCGGTGGCAGCAGCCAGACCGTCTTCGGCGGTGCGGGCGCGGGCAACATCCTCACGCGGATCACCTCGGTCTGCGCGGGGCTCTTCATGCTGCTGAGCGCGCTGCTCGCGTACATGTCGTCGAGCAGCGACTCGACCCTCGAGGACGTGACGCGCGAGATCGAGGAGCGTCAGAGCGCCGCGGTGACGGCCGAGGACGAGCCCGGTGAGGCGGCGCCCGAGGCGGGTGAGACGCCGGCCGCGGCGGAGGGCGTGCCGACCGAGGACACGGTCGACCCGGATGGCCTCGAGGGCGATCCGCAGACCGGTCAGCCGATGGAGGCCGCGCCCAGCGAGGGCAGCTCCGATCCCGCCGCGGCGTCGCCGACGGCGATCGCGCCCAGCGCCGAAGCGGCCCCCGCGGCGGAACCTGCTCCGGCGGCGGACCCTGCCCCGGCCGCCGAGCCTGCCCCGGCGGCGGAGCCCGCGCCCGAGGCGCCGGCGGCGGAACAGCCCGCGACGCCCTGA